In Streptomyces sp. NBC_00448, the following are encoded in one genomic region:
- a CDS encoding NAD(P)/FAD-dependent oxidoreductase → MARTSTPRILVIGGGYVGMYAALRLQRKLKRHEADIVVVEPQPYMTYQPFLPEAAAGSISPRHVVVPLRRVLDKCRIVVGEARGIDPDKRTATVDTLVTVEEGGNALEIQYDHLVIAPGSVSRTLPVPGLAEHGIGFKTVEEAIGLRNHVLEQLDIASSTRDAEVREAALTFVFVGGGYAGVEALAELENMARYAVRYYHNITADDLKWVLVEASDRILSEVGEAMGRYALRELRGRNVDIRLETRLDSCEHRIAVLSDGDRLPTRTLVWTTGVKPAPLLAATGLPLTARGRLRADAALRVEGAERVWAAGDAAAVPDLSAEQPGTDCPPNAQHAVRQARVLADNLIAELRGLPLTDYRHVSAGSVASLGLHEGVAVVHGRAFKGYPAWLIHRIYHLSRMPTFNRKARILAEWVLAGLFKREVVSLGSLEHPRAEFELAAGSERKPDAP, encoded by the coding sequence ATGGCCAGGACAAGCACACCGCGCATTCTCGTCATCGGCGGTGGCTATGTCGGGATGTATGCCGCCCTGCGGCTCCAGCGCAAGCTGAAGCGCCATGAGGCCGACATCGTGGTCGTCGAACCGCAGCCGTACATGACCTACCAGCCCTTTCTGCCCGAGGCGGCGGCCGGCTCGATCTCACCGCGGCATGTGGTGGTGCCGCTGCGCCGGGTGCTCGACAAGTGCCGGATCGTCGTCGGCGAGGCGCGCGGCATCGACCCCGACAAGCGCACCGCCACCGTCGACACGCTGGTCACCGTGGAGGAGGGCGGCAATGCGCTGGAGATCCAGTACGACCATCTGGTCATCGCCCCCGGCTCGGTCTCCCGCACCCTGCCGGTGCCGGGCCTTGCCGAACACGGCATCGGGTTCAAGACCGTCGAGGAGGCCATCGGGCTGCGCAACCACGTGCTGGAGCAACTCGACATCGCCTCCTCCACCCGCGACGCCGAGGTGCGCGAGGCCGCGCTGACCTTCGTCTTCGTCGGCGGCGGCTACGCGGGCGTGGAGGCCCTCGCCGAACTGGAGAACATGGCCCGCTATGCCGTGCGGTACTACCACAACATCACCGCCGACGACCTGAAGTGGGTGCTGGTCGAGGCGTCCGACCGCATCCTGTCCGAGGTCGGCGAGGCCATGGGCCGCTACGCGCTGCGCGAGCTGCGCGGCCGCAACGTCGACATCCGGCTGGAGACCCGGCTCGACTCCTGCGAGCACCGGATCGCGGTGCTCTCCGACGGCGACCGGCTGCCGACCCGGACCCTGGTGTGGACCACGGGCGTCAAACCGGCGCCGCTGCTCGCCGCCACCGGGCTGCCGCTGACCGCACGCGGCCGGCTGCGCGCGGACGCCGCCTTGCGGGTGGAGGGCGCCGAGCGGGTGTGGGCGGCCGGAGACGCGGCCGCCGTGCCCGACCTGAGCGCCGAGCAGCCCGGCACCGACTGCCCCCCGAACGCCCAACACGCCGTGCGCCAAGCCCGCGTTCTCGCCGACAACCTCATCGCCGAACTGCGCGGCCTCCCGCTCACCGACTACCGGCACGTCTCGGCCGGCTCGGTGGCATCGCTCGGCCTGCACGAAGGCGTCGCGGTCGTGCACGGCCGCGCCTTCAAGGGCTATCCCGCCTGGCTGATCCACCGGATCTACCACCTCAGCCGGATGCCCACCTTCAACCGCAAGGCCCGCATCCTCGCCGAATGGGTACTGGCCGGCCTCTTCAAACGGGAGGTCGTCTCGCTCGGCTCGCTGGAACACCCGCGCGCCGAGTTCGAACTGGCGGCCGGTTCCGAGCGCAAACCCGACGCACCCTGA
- a CDS encoding SpoIIE family protein phosphatase, with translation MNLTRWSARLPGTQRRSAVPAARGKAGDPTPGTTGAAGTPGGDATTPGDRASDSDGRPPADTTPASEQSVRGVLSRLPALIAFTRGPAHQVRFVNDAYTDVFGPRTTGTPARDALPELDELGLLPLMDQVHRSGKPRTVKARKVAQGAHTAPGTPTREGYFTFTCTPVQPGHADPEQRGVLVFGADVTDQVQSAERLRESERRLRDTAVTLQRSLLPQELEQPDDLRVAATYQPGGTDAAVGGDWYDVITLGAGRTALVIGDVMGRGVRAAAVMGQLRTAVRAYARLDLPPHEVIQLLDELAAEIDATQIATCVYAVHDPSEGRLHYASAGHLPILIRDPDGTVHCVEEPTGPPLGTGGWIHTSGTVPLGPGCTAVLYTDGLIERRDQDIDEGVTALTRALAGATGAPQVICDRLLRSLGVTSEHDDDVAVLVLQYPDHTGADAELFRNASLDLLGGVEAAPRARAFATGVLASWRFPTELRDLGVLAASELVANSLKHGIPPMRLRLRRTDRRLIIEVTDGDEHLPRRRRADPADEAGRGISIIATIATGWGSRRTPGGGKAVWCEFALPM, from the coding sequence TTGAACCTTACGCGCTGGAGCGCCCGGCTCCCCGGAACACAGCGACGCAGTGCCGTACCAGCAGCGCGCGGCAAGGCCGGCGACCCCACTCCCGGCACCACCGGCGCAGCCGGCACCCCCGGTGGCGACGCCACCACCCCCGGCGACCGCGCATCCGACAGCGACGGCCGACCACCCGCCGACACCACCCCCGCGAGTGAACAGTCCGTCCGCGGGGTGCTCAGCCGGCTCCCGGCCCTCATCGCCTTCACCCGCGGCCCCGCCCACCAGGTGCGCTTCGTCAACGACGCCTACACCGACGTCTTCGGCCCCCGCACCACCGGCACCCCCGCCCGCGACGCCCTGCCCGAACTCGACGAACTCGGCCTGCTCCCGCTGATGGACCAGGTCCACCGCAGCGGCAAACCGCGCACCGTCAAGGCCCGCAAGGTCGCGCAGGGCGCCCACACCGCCCCGGGCACCCCCACCCGCGAGGGCTACTTCACCTTCACCTGCACCCCGGTCCAACCCGGACACGCCGACCCCGAGCAGCGCGGCGTCCTCGTCTTCGGCGCCGACGTCACCGACCAGGTGCAGTCCGCCGAACGCCTCCGCGAGAGCGAACGCCGCCTCCGCGACACCGCCGTCACCCTTCAGCGCAGCCTCCTGCCGCAGGAGCTCGAACAACCCGACGACCTCCGGGTCGCCGCCACCTACCAGCCCGGCGGCACGGACGCCGCCGTCGGCGGCGACTGGTACGACGTCATCACCCTCGGCGCCGGCCGCACCGCCCTGGTCATCGGCGACGTGATGGGCCGCGGAGTGCGCGCCGCCGCCGTGATGGGCCAGCTCCGCACCGCCGTACGCGCCTACGCCCGGCTCGACCTGCCACCCCACGAGGTGATCCAACTCCTCGACGAGCTCGCCGCCGAAATCGACGCCACCCAGATCGCCACCTGCGTCTACGCCGTCCACGACCCCAGCGAGGGCCGCCTGCACTACGCCAGCGCCGGCCACCTCCCCATCCTCATCCGCGACCCCGACGGCACCGTGCACTGTGTCGAGGAACCCACCGGACCGCCCCTGGGCACCGGGGGCTGGATTCACACCTCCGGCACCGTCCCGCTCGGCCCCGGCTGCACCGCGGTGCTCTACACCGACGGCCTCATCGAGCGCCGCGACCAGGACATCGACGAAGGCGTCACCGCCCTCACCCGCGCCCTGGCCGGCGCCACCGGCGCACCCCAGGTGATCTGCGACCGGCTGCTGCGCTCCCTCGGCGTCACCTCGGAACACGACGACGACGTGGCTGTGCTCGTCCTGCAGTACCCCGACCACACCGGCGCCGACGCGGAACTCTTCCGCAACGCCTCACTCGACCTGCTCGGCGGTGTGGAGGCCGCGCCCCGCGCCCGCGCCTTCGCCACCGGGGTGCTCGCCTCCTGGCGCTTCCCCACCGAACTGCGCGACCTCGGTGTCCTCGCGGCCAGCGAACTCGTCGCCAACTCGCTCAAGCACGGCATCCCGCCCATGCGGCTACGGCTGCGACGCACCGACCGGCGCCTGATCATCGAGGTCACCGACGGCGACGAGCACCTTCCGCGCCGCCGCCGTGCCGACCCCGCCGACGAAGCCGGCCGGGGCATCTCGATCATCGCGACCATCGCCACCGGCTGGGGCTCCCGCCGCACCCCGGGCGGCGGCAAAGCCGTCTGGTGCGAGTTCGCCCTGCCGATGTGA
- a CDS encoding MFS transporter, translating to MTTAMGAALRRIQLGNALSAFGNGFTVPFTFIYVSQVRGLGAGTAGAVLATFAVAALFVLPFTGQAIDRRGPVPVAVVGTALAACGSLGLGLSGSEAGVIAAAGALGAGIAVVQPALATMIVWCSTTATRSRAFAMQFFLNNLGLGVGGLIGGLIVDTAHPSSFIRLFAIEAAMFLVLGAVIATARVPGASRLAAGDRSQTDGGAAGGWRTMLRDRAMVMVCVLGFVMFFACYGQFESGLSAFAVEVTHISPATLGTALAANTAVVVLAQFVVLRVVERRRRSRVIAAVGLVWAVAWMAAGVSGLMHGNHTLAVAAIISTYALFGLGEAMLAPTVNPLVADLAPDRMVGQYNSAFALVKQLALALGPAVAGVIAAAGAYDAYIVMLVVCSLAISVTALRMARHLSPVQDSPLPVVRVVAQSVRPEPVEAERIPG from the coding sequence GTGACCACCGCGATGGGCGCCGCGCTGCGCCGTATCCAGCTGGGGAACGCGTTGAGCGCGTTCGGCAACGGCTTCACCGTGCCCTTCACGTTTATCTACGTGTCGCAGGTGCGCGGGCTGGGTGCCGGTACCGCGGGCGCGGTGCTGGCGACATTCGCCGTCGCCGCGCTCTTCGTGCTGCCCTTCACCGGTCAGGCGATCGACCGGCGCGGTCCGGTGCCGGTCGCCGTCGTGGGCACCGCGCTGGCCGCGTGCGGCTCACTCGGGCTCGGGCTGTCCGGCAGCGAGGCGGGCGTCATCGCCGCAGCGGGCGCGCTGGGCGCGGGGATAGCCGTGGTGCAGCCGGCGCTGGCGACGATGATCGTGTGGTGCTCGACCACGGCGACCCGGTCGCGGGCGTTCGCCATGCAGTTCTTCCTGAACAACCTGGGGCTGGGCGTCGGTGGGCTGATCGGCGGGCTGATCGTGGACACCGCGCATCCGTCGTCGTTCATCCGGCTGTTCGCGATCGAGGCGGCGATGTTCCTGGTGCTCGGCGCGGTGATCGCCACCGCGCGGGTGCCCGGGGCATCTCGCCTGGCCGCCGGCGACCGGTCGCAGACCGATGGCGGCGCCGCGGGCGGTTGGCGGACGATGCTGCGGGACCGGGCGATGGTGATGGTCTGCGTGCTCGGCTTCGTGATGTTCTTCGCGTGTTACGGACAGTTCGAGTCGGGACTGTCCGCGTTCGCGGTGGAGGTCACGCACATCTCCCCCGCCACCCTGGGGACTGCACTTGCAGCCAACACCGCGGTCGTGGTGCTGGCGCAGTTCGTGGTGCTGCGGGTGGTGGAGCGCCGGCGGCGCAGCCGGGTGATAGCCGCGGTCGGCCTGGTGTGGGCGGTGGCCTGGATGGCTGCCGGTGTATCCGGCCTGATGCATGGCAACCACACGCTGGCGGTCGCCGCCATCATCTCCACCTACGCGCTGTTCGGGCTGGGTGAGGCGATGCTGGCGCCCACCGTGAATCCGCTGGTGGCCGACCTGGCGCCGGACCGGATGGTGGGGCAGTACAACTCGGCGTTCGCGCTGGTGAAGCAGCTCGCCCTGGCGTTGGGCCCGGCGGTGGCGGGTGTCATCGCGGCGGCCGGGGCGTATGACGCGTACATCGTGATGCTGGTGGTGTGCTCGCTGGCGATATCGGTGACGGCGCTGCGGATGGCGCGGCATCTCTCGCCGGTGCAGGACAGTCCGCTGCCGGTGGTCCGGGTGGTGGCGCAGTCGGTGCGTCCGGAGCCGGTGGAGGCCGAGCGCATACCGGGCTGA
- a CDS encoding MarR family winged helix-turn-helix transcriptional regulator, producing the protein MTAAPGPAGAPQELDLDEQIAAYQREFPEVDPQVEKVVTALGRLNRRMNVAYGRQLVDLGISNSEWEVLKALVVVGRPYQLGPGDLAKRLGLTPAAMTHRIDRMVTEGLVTRARDEANRVRVIVELTDEGREKWLQTMRLAAVFEDELLQDLTPIERTALGEILTRLLRRVESSQPDAGGRLEDLD; encoded by the coding sequence ATGACCGCAGCCCCAGGCCCCGCGGGAGCACCGCAGGAGCTGGACCTCGACGAACAGATCGCCGCCTACCAACGCGAGTTCCCGGAGGTCGATCCGCAGGTCGAGAAGGTCGTCACCGCCCTCGGGCGGCTCAACCGCCGGATGAACGTCGCGTACGGCCGCCAGCTCGTCGACCTCGGCATCAGCAACTCCGAGTGGGAAGTCCTGAAGGCCCTCGTCGTCGTCGGCCGGCCCTACCAGCTGGGCCCCGGCGACCTCGCCAAGCGGCTCGGCCTGACCCCCGCCGCCATGACCCACCGGATCGACCGCATGGTCACCGAGGGACTGGTCACCCGGGCCCGCGACGAGGCCAACCGCGTGCGCGTCATCGTCGAGCTGACCGACGAAGGCCGGGAGAAGTGGCTGCAGACGATGCGGCTCGCCGCGGTCTTCGAGGACGAGCTGCTCCAGGACCTCACACCGATCGAGCGCACGGCTCTCGGCGAGATCCTGACCCGCCTGCTGCGTCGGGTGGAGTCCTCCCAGCCCGACGCCGGCGGGCGTCTCGAAGACCTCGACTGA